One region of Mucilaginibacter sp. 14171R-50 genomic DNA includes:
- a CDS encoding LamG domain-containing protein produces the protein MKKLNIYIVTAALVSVGLSSCQKKFDPSTYAPPLSIGGFTAANQVASESLVGYWSFNGSLIDSVSNTEATGVGTAFAKGVKGQAMQGALSSYVLVEPSAAVKNMHSFTIMSWVHTPINANGIVGVVDMSNTSEFWGNMTMFFENGGTAESGNLKIHVRNGAKEAWLGNYAVVKPWDKWINLAVSYSAETSTFIVYANGSKLATQKVDGFGDINFTNLGKMVFGTVQFQTDPSLTSATGKQDWASYLVGQLDEVRIYNKALTPDQVGTIVKLENRGK, from the coding sequence ATGAAAAAATTAAATATTTATATAGTTACGGCCGCGCTGGTAAGTGTAGGCTTGTCATCATGTCAAAAAAAGTTCGACCCTTCAACCTATGCCCCGCCTTTAAGTATTGGTGGCTTTACCGCAGCTAACCAGGTAGCATCAGAAAGCCTGGTAGGGTACTGGTCGTTTAACGGCAGTCTTATCGACAGCGTATCAAACACCGAAGCAACCGGCGTAGGTACTGCTTTCGCCAAAGGGGTTAAGGGCCAGGCTATGCAGGGTGCCCTAAGTTCATACGTCTTAGTAGAGCCATCTGCGGCCGTAAAAAATATGCACAGCTTTACTATAATGAGTTGGGTGCATACCCCCATAAATGCCAATGGCATAGTAGGGGTGGTTGATATGTCTAACACATCTGAGTTTTGGGGCAACATGACTATGTTTTTTGAAAACGGCGGTACTGCCGAAAGCGGCAACCTGAAAATTCACGTTAGGAACGGTGCAAAAGAAGCCTGGTTAGGAAACTACGCCGTTGTTAAGCCATGGGATAAATGGATAAACCTGGCGGTTAGCTATTCGGCCGAAACATCAACCTTTATTGTTTATGCCAATGGCTCAAAATTAGCCACTCAAAAAGTTGACGGCTTTGGCGATATCAACTTCACCAATTTAGGTAAAATGGTATTCGGAACCGTACAGTTTCAAACAGATCCAAGCCTGACATCTGCAACCGGAAAACAGGATTGGGCGAGCTACCTTGTTGGGCAGCTTGACGAGGTGCGCATATATAACAAGGCGCTGACCCCTGACCAGGTTGGTACTATTGTTAAACTGGAGAATCGAGGAAAGTAA
- a CDS encoding TonB-dependent receptor, whose translation MKRIYSISGLLLLFTFLSTAVFAQNVTIKGKVTDAKTGEALIGVTVGVKGTTTGTQTDVNGAFQLNAASNATLQISYIGYTPQDIAITGQTTLDIKLQPTTNELQGVVVVGYGTQRKIDVTGSVAQIKGSEISKQSSINPISSLQGKVAGVQITNSGAPGASPTVRIRGAGTIYGNANPLYVVDGVWNEDISFLNPNDIESISVLKDASSEAIYGIRAANGVILITTKKGTKNSGAKISYDGFIGTQVVTNDFKMATGPEYATLVNELDERSGVTPRYADPNSFGTTDWAHQVLRSGLINNHNLSINGGGEKSTYSVSFGYLKQQGTVETNSFDRYTMRIKNDFDLSKALKIGYTVAGSMNNSRDIDGSIFHQIFAAVPITPVRYADGTYGDPNDFNVTSSAMFNPQVTLDFFNQRSKNYRLNGSAYADLKFANHFTFHTSVGGDFGQGQVVNYAPVYQATLAQQNSNSLLTLTDNKTRNWIIENTLTYDNTFGDHNLKVLVGQGAQSYRYNQTIASATDVPDNGNGYYLSQGKNYNLKDIDAGGGYPFYNTVSSYFARVNYSFKNKYLLNATMRADGSSKFSDPNKWGYFPSVGAGWVISEENFMKDQHVFNSLKLRGSWGKIGNMSVPANLSITTVTQTPQFIYVGPDGYTAPGANVNTITPPVTYWERGVGTDVGVEASLLNDRLFAEVDFYNKKTEKAIFDIPILGSLGTSGSSIIGNQATFQNQGFEFLLSWKDKIGSDFSYSIGGNLGINDNKVLEVSSGRNPIYQAVSTPGSNNFNTRTVVGEPIGQFYGLKVVGIFQTDAEVAAYKNKAGGKIQPEAIAGNFKYQDTNGDGIIDDKDRVVLGNPNPKFTYGFNTYFAYKSFDLTADFQGVAGVQIYNANVGLRFGTENFSQDFYNNRWHGEGTSNTYPSAFIAGGQNNRSNSFYVEDGSYFRIRNLQLGYTLPSAITNSLKIAKVRLYANAQNAFNFFSYKGFSPEVGGGPTRAGVDVNVYPLYATYNFGVNVTF comes from the coding sequence ATGAAGAGAATTTACTCAATCTCAGGGTTATTGCTATTGTTCACTTTTTTGTCGACTGCTGTGTTTGCACAAAACGTTACTATAAAAGGTAAGGTTACCGATGCTAAAACCGGCGAAGCGCTTATTGGCGTAACCGTTGGCGTAAAGGGTACAACAACAGGCACCCAAACAGATGTTAACGGCGCGTTCCAGTTAAATGCGGCGTCTAATGCTACCTTGCAGATATCCTATATAGGTTATACCCCCCAGGATATTGCAATAACCGGCCAAACAACCTTAGATATCAAACTGCAACCCACAACCAACGAGTTGCAGGGCGTAGTGGTTGTAGGTTACGGCACCCAACGCAAAATTGATGTTACCGGCTCGGTGGCGCAAATTAAGGGCTCGGAAATTTCTAAGCAATCATCTATTAACCCCATCAGTTCGCTACAGGGCAAGGTGGCAGGTGTGCAGATAACCAACTCCGGCGCGCCTGGCGCCTCGCCAACTGTGCGCATAAGGGGAGCAGGTACTATTTATGGCAATGCAAATCCCTTATATGTTGTTGATGGTGTGTGGAATGAAGATATCAGCTTCTTAAACCCTAATGATATCGAAAGTATCAGCGTTTTAAAAGACGCATCATCCGAAGCTATTTACGGCATACGTGCTGCTAATGGTGTAATTTTAATTACCACCAAAAAGGGCACTAAAAATTCGGGGGCTAAAATCAGCTACGATGGCTTTATAGGCACACAGGTTGTTACAAACGACTTTAAAATGGCAACAGGCCCTGAATACGCCACCTTGGTTAACGAACTGGACGAGCGAAGCGGTGTAACCCCGCGTTATGCTGACCCTAACAGTTTTGGCACAACAGATTGGGCGCACCAGGTATTGCGGAGCGGCCTTATTAACAACCATAACCTATCTATAAACGGTGGCGGCGAAAAATCAACCTACAGTGTATCATTTGGTTACCTTAAACAGCAAGGCACAGTTGAAACCAATAGTTTTGACCGGTACACCATGAGGATAAAGAACGATTTTGATCTCTCGAAAGCATTGAAGATAGGCTATACTGTGGCCGGCTCAATGAACAACTCGCGTGATATAGACGGCTCAATTTTCCATCAGATATTTGCTGCGGTACCTATTACACCGGTTAGATATGCCGACGGCACCTACGGCGACCCGAATGATTTTAATGTTACAAGTTCTGCGATGTTCAACCCGCAGGTTACGCTTGACTTTTTTAACCAACGGTCAAAAAACTACAGGCTTAACGGTAGCGCCTACGCCGATCTGAAATTTGCAAACCACTTTACGTTTCATACCAGTGTAGGTGGCGATTTTGGACAAGGGCAGGTTGTTAATTATGCCCCGGTTTACCAGGCTACGTTAGCGCAGCAAAACAGTAACAGTTTGCTTACTTTAACAGATAATAAAACCCGTAACTGGATCATAGAGAACACCTTAACCTACGACAACACTTTTGGCGATCATAACCTAAAGGTTTTAGTGGGCCAGGGCGCGCAATCATACAGGTATAACCAAACTATTGCTTCGGCAACCGATGTGCCTGACAATGGCAATGGCTATTATCTATCGCAAGGGAAAAACTACAACCTGAAAGATATTGATGCGGGTGGCGGATATCCGTTCTATAATACCGTAAGCTCATATTTTGCACGGGTAAATTACTCTTTCAAAAATAAATACCTTTTAAACGCTACCATGCGTGCTGATGGTTCTTCCAAATTCTCTGATCCAAATAAATGGGGTTATTTCCCTTCTGTTGGTGCAGGCTGGGTAATTTCGGAAGAAAACTTTATGAAAGACCAGCACGTGTTTAACAGTTTAAAACTTCGCGGCAGCTGGGGTAAAATAGGTAACATGTCTGTTCCTGCTAACTTGTCTATCACCACTGTTACCCAAACACCACAGTTTATATACGTAGGCCCCGATGGTTATACAGCGCCCGGTGCAAACGTAAATACCATTACCCCACCGGTTACATATTGGGAACGCGGCGTTGGTACAGACGTAGGTGTTGAGGCTTCGTTACTAAACGACAGGTTATTTGCCGAAGTGGATTTTTATAACAAAAAAACCGAAAAAGCAATATTCGATATCCCCATCTTAGGTTCATTAGGTACCAGCGGCAGCTCGATAATTGGTAACCAGGCCACATTCCAAAACCAGGGCTTTGAGTTCCTTTTAAGCTGGAAAGATAAAATAGGAAGCGACTTTTCTTATAGCATAGGTGGTAACCTGGGTATAAATGACAATAAGGTATTAGAAGTATCATCAGGCAGAAACCCCATTTACCAGGCGGTAAGCACACCGGGGTCTAACAACTTTAACACCCGTACTGTAGTTGGCGAGCCAATTGGCCAGTTCTATGGTTTAAAAGTGGTAGGAATATTCCAAACTGATGCCGAAGTTGCTGCTTATAAAAACAAGGCGGGCGGTAAGATTCAACCGGAAGCGATAGCCGGAAACTTTAAATACCAGGACACTAACGGCGATGGCATAATTGACGATAAGGACCGGGTGGTGCTGGGTAACCCTAACCCTAAATTTACATACGGCTTTAACACCTATTTCGCCTACAAATCGTTTGATCTGACCGCCGATTTCCAGGGAGTGGCAGGTGTGCAGATCTATAATGCTAACGTTGGCCTTCGTTTTGGTACAGAAAACTTCAGTCAGGATTTCTATAACAATCGCTGGCATGGCGAAGGTACTTCCAATACTTATCCGTCGGCTTTCATAGCAGGCGGGCAAAACAACCGCTCAAACTCTTTTTATGTAGAGGATGGCAGCTATTTCAGGATCAGGAACCTGCAGTTAGGTTATACACTTCCATCTGCAATTACCAATAGCCTTAAAATAGCCAAAGTAAGGTTGTATGCCAACGCGCAAAACGCTTTCAACTTTTTTAGCTATAAGGGCTTTAGCCCCGAAGTTGGTGGTGGCCCCACAAGAGCCGGAGTAGACGTGAACGTGTACCCGTTGTATGCTACTTACAACTTTGGTGTTAATGTTACTTTTTAA
- a CDS encoding RagB/SusD family nutrient uptake outer membrane protein — protein MKIYQYINARNAMALAFASLVAVTGCKKSFLEVPPQGQPAATQFWKTGDDATKAVNSIYANLRGWTEVAFAPIALESLGSDDTETGSDPSDGSVPFMNMYDQFKVTSTQGQLSDFWNGRYQTINLCNQVLDHIDTIDMDATLKSRYIAESKFVRAYAYFRLVRAFGNVPLRLHLPKDASEYNLPQSPKAEVYAAIEQDLTDAAAGLPQSYAGNDVGRATKGAALALHAKVAMYQQKWADVLSLTNQVKGLGYSLFPNYEQLFRVPNENNSESIFEIQASLIPGNPDASNSQYSQVQGVRGQTGGGWGFNIPTKSLEDDYEPGDPRKDATIIFAGETTPEGDAISPTAPNPRYNQKSYVPFSMYVSGYNEGAQQNIRVLRYAEVLLMNAEAANELGDATTALADLELVRARARGGNNAVLPKVTTTDKDALRLAIWHERHVELAMEFDRYFDVIRQGRAAEIFGPKGWTANKNEVWPIPQSEIDQSTGVLVQNPGY, from the coding sequence ATGAAAATTTATCAATATATAAACGCCAGGAACGCGATGGCTTTAGCCTTTGCTTCCTTAGTAGCAGTTACAGGCTGTAAAAAGAGCTTTTTAGAAGTACCGCCCCAGGGACAGCCTGCGGCAACCCAGTTCTGGAAAACCGGCGACGATGCAACCAAGGCTGTAAACTCTATCTATGCCAATTTGCGTGGCTGGACGGAAGTTGCCTTTGCACCTATCGCGTTAGAAAGCCTCGGGTCTGATGATACCGAAACCGGTAGTGACCCGTCCGACGGCTCTGTGCCGTTCATGAACATGTATGATCAGTTCAAGGTAACCTCTACCCAGGGCCAGCTTTCTGACTTCTGGAACGGCAGATATCAAACCATTAACCTTTGTAACCAGGTATTGGACCATATTGATACCATTGATATGGATGCTACCCTAAAAAGCCGCTACATAGCCGAATCAAAATTCGTTAGGGCGTACGCTTATTTCAGGCTTGTGCGCGCATTTGGCAATGTGCCGCTGCGTTTGCACTTGCCAAAAGATGCCAGCGAGTATAATTTACCGCAATCGCCCAAAGCCGAGGTTTATGCAGCCATTGAGCAGGACCTTACAGATGCCGCCGCTGGTTTACCGCAGTCATATGCCGGCAACGATGTGGGGCGTGCAACTAAAGGCGCCGCATTGGCATTACATGCCAAAGTTGCCATGTATCAGCAAAAATGGGCCGATGTTTTATCGTTGACCAACCAGGTTAAAGGTTTAGGCTATAGCTTATTCCCTAATTACGAACAGTTGTTCAGGGTTCCTAATGAGAATAATTCCGAATCGATTTTTGAGATACAGGCTTCCTTAATACCAGGTAATCCTGACGCTTCTAATTCCCAGTATTCGCAGGTTCAGGGTGTAAGGGGCCAAACCGGCGGTGGTTGGGGCTTCAATATCCCCACAAAAAGCCTTGAAGATGATTATGAGCCGGGCGATCCGCGTAAGGATGCAACCATTATATTTGCCGGCGAAACCACTCCCGAAGGCGATGCTATTTCGCCCACTGCCCCAAATCCCAGGTATAATCAAAAGTCATATGTCCCCTTTAGCATGTATGTTAGCGGTTACAACGAAGGTGCACAACAAAACATAAGGGTTTTACGCTATGCCGAGGTTTTACTGATGAATGCTGAAGCGGCTAACGAATTGGGCGACGCTACCACAGCATTAGCAGACCTTGAATTAGTTAGGGCACGGGCAAGGGGAGGCAATAATGCGGTATTGCCAAAGGTTACTACTACCGACAAAGATGCTTTGCGCCTGGCTATCTGGCATGAAAGACATGTAGAGCTTGCAATGGAGTTCGACCGTTATTTCGATGTGATCCGTCAGGGTCGGGCTGCTGAAATTTTTGGCCCTAAAGGATGGACCGCTAATAAAAACGAAGTGTGGCCAATACCTCAATCAGAAATTGATCAGAGCACTGGCGTACTTGTTCAAAACCCGGGCTATTGA
- a CDS encoding glucoamylase family protein — translation MMRDLKIFAGISLLLVLFACSKGGNTPTPDPVKPVTPASFSFSGLKINGLNNGFTYTNINQKPVIKITFSTALNKTTVPASITIKGKAGAAVTYAATYEDDDNTVVIKPTLDVITRYTVDVSTGLKSAKGGSLQSAFTINLTTGIDSTDKFTAISDNQLLDLVQKQTLKYFYDFGHPVSGLARERNTSGDVVTTGGSGFGIMALVAGVNRGFITRANGLARMQKIVGFLKTKAVTFHGAFPHWLNGATGAVQPFSAQDNGADLIETSYLMQGLLTARQYFNGAGTDESTLRADINTLWNNVEWDWFRQGNQNVLYWHWSPSNGWAINMKISGWNEGLIAYVLAASSTTHGVPKAVYDNGWAGNGSMKNGNTYYGVKLPLGPAQGGPLFFAHYSFLGINPNGLEDAYANYEEQNKAHSLINYKYCVANPKNYYGYSADCWGLTASDIEGGYTASSPTNDVGVIAPTAAISSLPYTPSQSMAALRFFYYKLGDKLWGDYGFYDAFDLNNPWFANSYLAIDQGPIIVMIENYRSGLLWNLFMSCPEIKTGMKGLGFTGPSL, via the coding sequence ATGATGAGAGATTTAAAGATTTTTGCGGGGATAAGCTTGTTACTTGTGTTATTTGCATGCAGCAAGGGCGGCAACACCCCAACCCCCGATCCGGTTAAGCCTGTAACACCTGCATCATTCAGTTTCAGTGGGTTGAAGATCAATGGCCTTAACAATGGGTTTACTTACACCAACATAAACCAAAAGCCGGTTATCAAGATCACGTTTTCAACAGCGTTAAATAAAACCACAGTGCCTGCCTCAATAACCATTAAGGGTAAAGCAGGCGCGGCGGTTACCTATGCGGCCACCTACGAAGATGACGACAATACGGTTGTTATAAAACCCACACTGGATGTTATCACCCGGTACACTGTAGATGTAAGTACCGGCCTTAAATCTGCCAAAGGCGGCAGCTTACAATCTGCGTTTACCATTAACCTTACTACCGGCATCGATTCTACCGATAAATTCACTGCCATATCTGATAACCAACTGTTAGATCTGGTGCAAAAGCAAACCCTTAAATACTTTTATGATTTTGGCCACCCGGTTAGCGGCCTCGCCCGCGAGCGGAATACATCAGGTGATGTGGTTACCACAGGTGGTTCGGGCTTTGGCATTATGGCTTTAGTGGCTGGTGTTAACCGCGGGTTTATAACCCGGGCGAACGGCCTGGCACGTATGCAAAAAATAGTAGGCTTTTTAAAAACGAAGGCCGTAACATTTCATGGAGCTTTTCCGCACTGGTTAAACGGCGCGACGGGAGCCGTGCAGCCCTTTAGCGCTCAGGATAACGGCGCCGACCTGATAGAAACTTCGTACCTGATGCAGGGGCTATTAACCGCCCGCCAATATTTTAACGGTGCCGGGACGGACGAAAGCACCTTACGCGCCGATATCAATACCCTTTGGAACAACGTAGAGTGGGACTGGTTCAGGCAAGGTAACCAAAACGTTTTATACTGGCATTGGAGCCCAAGCAACGGCTGGGCCATCAACATGAAAATAAGCGGCTGGAACGAAGGCTTGATAGCTTATGTGCTGGCCGCATCATCAACAACACACGGCGTACCTAAAGCTGTTTACGATAACGGCTGGGCAGGCAACGGCAGCATGAAGAACGGCAATACCTATTATGGGGTAAAGCTGCCCTTAGGGCCCGCGCAAGGTGGCCCGTTGTTCTTCGCACATTACTCCTTTCTGGGAATTAACCCCAACGGACTGGAAGACGCCTACGCCAACTACGAAGAACAAAACAAAGCGCACAGCCTTATCAATTATAAGTACTGCGTTGCCAACCCTAAAAACTATTACGGCTATAGTGCTGATTGCTGGGGGTTAACCGCAAGCGATATTGAAGGCGGTTACACGGCAAGCTCTCCAACAAACGATGTTGGCGTTATAGCGCCAACCGCGGCAATATCATCCCTGCCGTATACACCATCACAATCAATGGCAGCGCTTCGCTTCTTCTATTACAAACTGGGCGATAAACTATGGGGCGATTACGGGTTTTACGATGCCTTTGATCTCAACAATCCCTGGTTTGCAAATTCGTATCTGGCTATTGACCAGGGGCCCATAATTGTGATGATAGAAAATTACAGGAGCGGCCTGTTGTGGAATTTATTTATGAGTTGCCCCGAAATTAAAACCGGGATGAAAGGCTTAGGATTTACAGGGCCATCCTTGTAA
- a CDS encoding glucoamylase family protein, whose protein sequence is MKKILLSAFILLATINGMAQKRGFNHPPEKKPPVMDGAIKPVGIIKNLSDSALLDVVQRQTFRYFWDFGHPVSGLARERSNRSFDYGDEVVTTGGTGFGIMAMIAADHRKFITHEQSVDRMLKIVEFLFRADAYHGVFPHWMNGATGKTIRFGRKDDGGDLVETAYLLQGLLCAKQYYAANTPKERRIRDVISWIWGEVEWDWYTRDGRDNLYWHWSPNNGWAMNFPIRGFNECLITYILAASADRYPVSADVYHRGWAQSDFFKNGHTYYGYKLPLGFPYGGPLFFSQYSFLGLNPKGLKDRYADYWEQNVNHTLINRAYCIDNPKKFKGYGENCWGLTASDNYEGYNAHAPNNDLGVITPTAALSAFPYTPEYSMQALRHFYYDLGDKIWGEYGFTDAFSESHNWYAKSYLAIDQGPIVVMIENYRSGLLWNLFMSCPEIQQGLKKLDFQSPAFAKK, encoded by the coding sequence ATGAAAAAAATACTTTTATCAGCTTTTATACTTTTAGCCACTATTAATGGCATGGCGCAAAAACGCGGCTTTAACCATCCGCCCGAAAAAAAACCGCCGGTTATGGACGGTGCTATAAAACCGGTGGGCATTATAAAAAACCTGAGCGACAGTGCCCTTTTAGACGTGGTTCAGCGCCAAACATTCCGTTACTTTTGGGATTTCGGCCACCCGGTTAGCGGCCTTGCCCGCGAACGCAGCAACCGATCTTTTGATTATGGCGACGAAGTGGTAACCACCGGCGGCACGGGTTTTGGCATTATGGCCATGATAGCGGCTGACCATCGTAAATTTATCACCCATGAGCAGTCGGTAGACCGGATGCTTAAGATAGTTGAGTTTTTGTTCAGGGCTGATGCTTATCATGGCGTTTTTCCGCACTGGATGAACGGCGCAACCGGTAAAACCATACGCTTTGGCCGTAAGGACGATGGCGGCGACCTGGTAGAGACCGCATACCTGCTTCAGGGCCTTCTATGCGCCAAGCAATACTACGCCGCCAACACACCAAAAGAGCGCCGCATACGCGATGTAATTAGCTGGATATGGGGCGAAGTAGAGTGGGACTGGTACACCCGCGACGGCCGCGATAACCTTTACTGGCATTGGAGCCCGAATAATGGCTGGGCAATGAATTTCCCTATCCGCGGGTTTAATGAGTGCCTGATCACCTATATCCTGGCCGCGTCTGCAGACAGGTACCCCGTCAGCGCAGATGTTTATCACCGCGGCTGGGCGCAAAGCGATTTTTTTAAGAACGGGCATACTTATTATGGCTATAAACTGCCTTTGGGCTTCCCGTATGGCGGGCCGCTGTTTTTTTCGCAGTATTCGTTCCTGGGCTTAAACCCCAAAGGGCTGAAAGACCGATACGCCGATTATTGGGAGCAAAATGTTAACCACACGCTTATCAATAGGGCATATTGTATTGATAACCCTAAAAAGTTTAAAGGCTATGGCGAAAACTGCTGGGGACTTACCGCCAGCGATAATTACGAAGGCTACAATGCGCACGCACCTAATAATGACCTGGGCGTGATAACGCCTACAGCCGCCCTATCTGCATTCCCTTACACGCCGGAATATTCTATGCAGGCGCTGCGCCATTTTTATTACGACCTGGGCGATAAGATATGGGGCGAATATGGTTTTACCGATGCCTTCAGCGAATCGCATAACTGGTATGCAAAATCGTACCTGGCTATCGATCAGGGGCCGATTGTTGTAATGATAGAAAACTACCGTTCGGGTTTGTTATGGAACCTGTTTATGAGTTGCCCCGAAATTCAGCAAGGGTTAAAAAAGCTGGATTTTCAGAGCCCGGCGTTCGCAAAAAAATAA
- a CDS encoding prolyl oligopeptidase family serine peptidase encodes MTLKKLTVLAMLGIMYLALPFFVQAQTNSAFDRGLFVHKTDTLPYRILFPKKFNPTQKYPLILVLHGAGERGSDNEAQLAYGPKLFLNDTIRQNYPAIVVYPQCPKDSYWSNVNIDTTSGKRIFRFQEGGEPTRAMNALLGLVDQLLDKPYVNDKQVYVGGLSMGGMGTFEILRRKPKIFAAAFTICGGDNTNNAEKYAKKVPLWIFHGAKDSVVPFDHSQVMVDAIKAAGGDPKFTVYPNDDHNSWDDAFAEPQLIPWLFSHSK; translated from the coding sequence ATGACTTTAAAAAAATTAACCGTACTGGCAATGCTGGGTATCATGTACCTGGCATTGCCTTTTTTTGTACAGGCGCAAACCAATTCGGCTTTTGACCGGGGCCTGTTTGTTCATAAAACCGACACCCTGCCTTATCGCATTTTATTTCCCAAAAAATTCAATCCTACGCAAAAATACCCACTTATTTTAGTGTTACACGGCGCAGGTGAACGCGGAAGCGATAACGAAGCACAACTGGCTTACGGCCCTAAATTATTTTTGAATGATACGATAAGACAGAACTATCCGGCTATTGTGGTTTATCCGCAATGCCCGAAAGACAGCTACTGGTCAAATGTGAACATCGACACCACTTCGGGCAAAAGGATATTCCGTTTCCAGGAAGGCGGCGAGCCAACGCGGGCAATGAACGCACTGCTTGGCCTGGTAGACCAATTGCTTGATAAACCCTATGTTAACGATAAGCAGGTTTACGTTGGTGGGCTTTCAATGGGCGGTATGGGCACATTTGAAATATTAAGGCGCAAGCCAAAGATATTTGCGGCCGCCTTTACTATTTGCGGAGGAGACAATACAAACAATGCCGAAAAATATGCTAAAAAAGTGCCCCTGTGGATATTTCATGGGGCAAAAGATAGCGTGGTGCCGTTTGATCATTCGCAGGTTATGGTTGATGCTATCAAGGCCGCCGGCGGCGACCCCAAGTTTACCGTTTATCCAAACGACGACCATAACAGCTGGGATGACGCTTTTGCCGAACCGCAATTAATTCCCTGGCTTTTCTCGCACAGTAAATAA
- a CDS encoding response regulator transcription factor, which translates to MEAEKRIFIVDDHQMVIDGLRLIIDTINGFTIVGESTSATHALDCLTGLNTDILLTDVSMPEMSGVELTRLVKKKFPNIKIIALSMFSESQVVAEMIDAGISGYILKNTGKQELIEALNKVSYGQNYFGQDITLQLMKSFKRNQDESSRLTDREIEIIRMIEQDFGNKQIADMLFISERTVETHRKNILRKTNTQTVVGLLKYAYERKII; encoded by the coding sequence ATGGAAGCTGAAAAAAGGATTTTTATTGTTGATGATCACCAGATGGTTATTGATGGCCTGAGATTAATAATTGACACCATTAACGGATTTACAATAGTAGGCGAAAGCACCAGCGCAACCCATGCCCTCGACTGCCTTACCGGCCTCAATACAGATATTTTACTTACCGATGTAAGCATGCCTGAAATGAGCGGTGTCGAGCTTACCCGCCTGGTAAAAAAGAAATTTCCCAATATTAAAATAATTGCCCTGTCAATGTTCAGCGAAAGCCAGGTGGTGGCCGAAATGATAGATGCCGGTATATCGGGCTACATTCTAAAAAACACCGGCAAGCAGGAGCTGATTGAAGCGCTAAATAAGGTATCATACGGGCAAAATTATTTTGGCCAGGATATTACACTCCAGCTGATGAAATCTTTTAAACGCAACCAGGACGAATCGTCGCGCCTTACCGATCGTGAGATAGAGATCATACGAATGATAGAGCAGGATTTTGGAAACAAGCAAATTGCCGATATGCTTTTTATAAGCGAGCGCACAGTAGAGACCCACCGGAAGAACATCCTGCGAAAAACCAACACCCAAACGGTGGTGGGCCTACTGAAATATGCCTACGAACGCAAAATAATTTAA